The window tattgattaatcattaaaagttaacaaatgaaaaaaataaaatattcataaATCTAAAAATCTTAAAGTGACAAGAAAAAGTACgaaataagaaatattatagGCTCATATCTATAGAAATAAATGATTTAGGTGCATTATAAACTTATTAATTATAGTCTATTTTTTCTATGAGTATGAACTTATATTGCATGGCATGGTCTTTATTCTTAAATAGAGGTGTTGAAAATAAAACCGACGATCtgatattttatgattttttaatcaaatttgacTTTGACCGACTTCAAActgaatataaaattatgtaaaagcAATGTGCATGGATATAcgatatgattttaaattgatttgaaAGATATGACTCAAAATTGACCTATGATCCGAATGGACACCTATGAATCTTAACATTAGTTAGCAACAAAAATATGACATTGTGAAATAGTGAAATGACCTGTCCCATTGACCATAGATTTCATAGAATATCTTGGAAGAAGATGAATTAAAGATCCTCCCATTGAGAGATCCATTGTCTCCTCCAAAGCCCAAAACAGATCCAGTTTTGAAGGATAGCTGGGCTTCAAGGCCTGTTTCTTTGCACTTAACATTTACATTACCAGCCCATCTTGTTCCTGTTTTTGGAATAAATTTAATCAACAATGTTGGAGCGTTGAACACATAACTCTCTCCTTTATCTAACAAATTTAGCTTCCTCTTTCCATGCACCACTCCTTCAACATATGCTCCTTTGATTATAGGgtgacaaaaaaaaacatagaagAGTTAGAAACATAGATGAGTATATTTGTACAAACATAAGCTTATATAATACTCTCgactttttaaatttatcacgtattactttaaaaaatctcacatatttgaattatatgttacaaactcaaaaaaaattaaagagtttTTTATTAGATATGAATTCTAAGGAACAATATTATGTACTCCATTAGGAGTATTTTACGTATTCCAAGAAAAGTAAGAGGTTTTTAAAGAATAAAAGTAAAAGAATCGTAGATTTATCTGTGATTAAAGTGTCTCGATTCTCATCActtacattaaaaattatttttccatCTCCTTGTCCATAAGTAATTGTTTGACCTTAGCGGGATAgccccaaataaaaaaataaaaaaaaataaaagaagaagGAAATAAAGTAAAGGTTGTAATCGATTAATAGGGCTTAAAAGATGACATTAATAATGTTCCTCATACTTATATATAGTATTTCAAATATTTCAGTATCTGAATTAGCGGTGATTTTAAACACTAAAGAGGAACACATGTTTATAATGTAAATGTTTGGTTCAAATATTGTTTATCTATAAttgtatttaaaattattaagttggTTAAACTTTaagtaaaatagtaaatgacATGTATAAGATGTTCTTTAccatattttcaataattttagaaaaaaaaagttaaattaagttAATTTAAATGGTAACAAGATAAAATTAGTGGAAGTTCAGGATTTGCAAAGCGCAATATATCATGGGTTGCTAATTAATAGGAGTTAAAGAAGTTAATACTAAACTATAATAAAGTTTTAATAAGTTTACACAGATAAAAGCTTCCTAATCATattatacaatactataaaagaactaAAAAAATTCCACATACAATTGTATAATATTTGGCCAAATTAAGCATTTTTACAGGTTAAAATGTGAATTTGTGGtattcaaaagattttattacattaattatgatttatataaactattttatattgtaaaatataaactaatttatTTAGGTAGCTAGCAATGcatattttttatgatataaACTATTTCATCTAATTTAAAGAATTTCAACATCatacatattattaattttgtgaaaaatgacaaatgtcatgCTCTAAAAGGTCTCTtatatgatttaattttattcagaataagtgaattattaaattatatggaCAGTAAGTTTGCAAGCATGTCAATTTCgacaacaaattttttttttaaattgtttatttcaaaaaaatagcTATTTTCGGAGAtaatatataatcaaaaattatttattcaatcaAGTAAAAATTATGTTGTTACAAAAACTTATCTCAAGTAttacataattttattaatattataatttgataagtataatatacaattatatctttctttaaaatttatatttataggtatttttatattaacaaATTTCGTATATTGCACTATATAGTCAACTTCTTACTTCAACatatcttacaattttaatccattaaaattaatttcttaatttcgATGTGAGGCAATTTCTCTGGAATGATGGAGTACTAATTaggtatataattataattaaaataaaaaaagctcCAAATTCATATAAGCATGCAAATAAATGGTATACCAAAGAACTTCGGAACAATATGCTCACACCAAACGAGTTCAATATTGTTGATCTCATCAATTGCATGCAGTGCTGATACGGGCGGGTGATGGGAAACCTTCAACCAAATCATGAATAATGTGTTATGTGTTTGACACTTGAGAATAatacaattatataaatatgATGGACGAAAATTTAAAGCAAGGTTTAAGGTTTGtaattatgtttttaaattgttaattttactgtatttcttattttgcatcattttttattttaatttattttactgattttgcactttttttttcttcgatAATGATTTTACTCTTAAGTTTTTAATCCCATCtacaaacttaattttttttttcttattttaaccAATTACTTTTATCCTCGATCCACTTAATTTTTATGTAATCTTCCAACTCAATTTTCCTTTTGATTAATTGCACTCATTTTGTACTAACACTAAGTGCAAAAAGGAGGGAGACCGTGGAAGTATTTGAATTCCTTCACTAGCAGGCCTGAAACTAAAACAAATTTATCTTAAGAAACCaaaaatatatagaatataattaataatcaacTTTTTTTCTGTTGCGAATAATCTCacctttagattattttctaataatctaataCTTGCCCTTAGTCTGCTGTGCATAATACAATCTTTGTTTTAGGTTACTAACAACGTACCCTATTATTACCtattactagtaatattatatgTTATGGACTAATATATGACAacgttagattattaaaaaataatgcaaaagtagatttatttataagaaatgaatgaaaaattgaattattaatatcaattttaatatatatatatatatatatatatatatatatatatatatatatagtatcaCTTTTCTGGTTAATGTTTTGGATTGGATTCTATTTTAACTGGACTTCTTCATTCCCTGGATGTACCTTGTACTCTAAAAAAACATGTTGATACTCACTCCGTTGATATTTACTgttctcattttttattttatacagTTTTATTTACtgttatcaaaaaaaattatttctatttacatcacattttgataaaattaactttAGTCATTCTAATttagtatttttaatgtctataatccttatatattttctataaactttaatttaatatttttataatatttatggcATTTATATGTTTTacactaaatttattttaacattttttttttatgtttgtagTAACTTTATTGTATATATCTCTTAATGATTATAGTCCTTACTTTTTCTTTAAGAGCTACCcttgtgagagactgtctctcggTGAGATGACCTCTAAATAAGGAGTCTGTATTAGTTAGACTATTCAACCCATGTAAAGAATGTGTCTCACGGTGAAACCgcctcatacaagaatttgtaaattgatgaggtactcttgtgagagatcgtctcttggtgaaacaacttcaaaacaagaagtcCTTATGctaattattgttttattagaattttttttaatttaatttttataaatgataatttaattgccataaattgataaatgggattaaaataatttaaagtaataaaaatgggTCGGGTTGGACCGGACCCGACTTTGAAGCccatattatatttaaagagcCCTTATCCAACTTGGCTCATATTTAAACTCGACCGCCTTTATCCGACCCATTAAACACCTGCAATTACAACTCATATCCAATCACCTGCAACCAACCTAATCTAGAGccgggattttttttttctgcaaTGTGGACATTTGAGTCCTCTACATGCTCGCCTAATTTCAGCATTTATTTCTTGAATTTGTACTTTATCTTTGCCATAATGACTATGAATGTCTTTTTGCCGTAATAATtaatgactatgaatttaagtCTTAGCTTCGTTTGAATTTAGGCCCCGTTtagttagtggtactaaataataatagtgaGAATGTTTTGtagtataaaatttcattaaaagttccatatcattttCATGGtatgaaattttgatcataaaaaagttcttttattccattaccacctaatactacATTTCCCAATAGTAATGcattagaataaattttataaagaaaatgagatattgAAGTtagacaagcatgaccatcaaggtagtcaagacatttttcaactaaaattacactaattttccgttttcattaccatcatttaTAAATACCTACCAAACGGGGATTgatttcaaattaaatatttcaaatcgttttaaaatcaaattttgtgtatatgattatttttatataattttatatttattttaaagtcagaTCAAACTCAAGTACGATTTAATCGAGTAAATTTCGAATCCTCTAATCGGTGCTACTTCAAACAAATAACACATAATATGCATTAGGCATTACCTAGTATACAAAGAttagacattacctcttttgtGACTAGCGTGATATTTTATCTTTCTATATGATGTTTTAGATCTAATATAGAAGAATATTTTTTGTAGAGACAATATTAGGGATTACCCCTAACCCCATTAGCcattattatgatttatgatgtaTATTTTATTAAGCCATctttatgttatatatattattacattCTCTCATATAAAATTGTTTTATACTAGCCTTATAGATGATCTAACTCATACTTGTCctaataattcaattttaaagaaAGCAAATGAGATTGAACTCATGGTATATGTCAATAaaatcaattcaactaaaattttaaattaaaattaataaggttttaagatatgttatatacagtCTATTAAATTAAACGATCCATTATACATAAGTGAGGGGTACATACTTGTTCAAGTAAGACATTGAGGGTGCCTCTAGATGCATGATGAGTCTCACCAAGAACAGAGTTGTATGGGGCAACTCCAAATGGAAACATACGAACGGTGGAGATTATCCAAGCAACAACAGAGATCATCCGATCAATACTAGTTTTTCCTTTGGCGCAGTTGCTTAGCATGTCCTTGTTCACACAGTACACCATTTCTCCGTAGCATTGTAAATGTGATTTTGCCATATTAAACGATGGCGGTAACtgaaaaataacataattctaagtataatttttgaattataactttaaaatttagttattttatgaattatagTCTTAATGGTTTTTATGCAAATTACAGCAAGCAAATTAACAATGTCTAGATTATTCAGAACAAATCACAAAATTTCGACCAATTAACATAATATTATGATCTTTAAAATGGTCGGAATATTATAATTTGACTTGAACGCTATAGACAATAATACCTTAGTGATtgtaattgaaaaattataataatttgttttttaaataaacaaagtaTACTATGTACATGTTTTGTACTTATTATATTGTGCTACAAgcaacataataaaattaaggaaaaattgccttgaataatccaatttttttatggtttttttacaataattttatttattaattaaccataaataatcctaACTTTATGGGGTATTTGTCTAGAGTAAACTTAGATTACGcgatgacctgctataataGGTaaatcaccaaaaaagtaaattgaaaataatgtaTAAGGAAATATTGGGGTAAAATACAAAAATGAATGGAATAATTTTAATATGAGGTATGAGTTGCCTGGAAACGAGTAAGATCAGTTCCAGGTCTAATATTCCTGAAGAGACCAAAAATCAATTGAAGAAGATTTGGAGGCTTGAAATTATTATCTAATAATCCTTCCAGAGATAGTGGAGTTGTTAAAATCACATCCTTATTGTCCTCAGTCTTCATTTCCTTAACCTACATACATCACCAAAAAACTCAATTGAAGAAATAGATGTTACTAATAGGACAAACCTCTTAAATTTGTATAATAAGGTTATAAGCACATGGCAAATTACTATGAAAATAGTGGattataaaattattgtaaaaatagtcggaataaaaatgaaaaaacgtAAGTCTAAAAGAGAATATAGACGCAATTAAAATTGCAAAATGTAAGCTATGAGTCATCGCATTTTTACATAGACTCATAGCTCActttttgaaataatataatttaggaCAGAAGAATAGCGACGAGTCGTCGTTTTAAATCAGCGACTCATCATCAGCTCACTTTCTGTTTGCggatttttctttaattatttggCGGTGAGGGTTTTATTAACCCTAAAATTTCCACTAACCAGATATGGAAGAGTGCCTATTGTCTTAATAGCTTgtttcaaaatattattttcttgtaaatttacaatcaaataaaaatattaattttaaaaatttcaccTTTAAATTGTCATCTTTAAaggtttaatattttatttatcctTCGAAATTTtcacatttatatataattagcgTGAAAAAATTTGAAGgataaaaagataataattgTCTAACGGTGGTAGGTACGGGGTTGAGTGGTAGTGGTAGAAGGAAATAGAAatgacatttttatttttcttttcttttttttattttctttttgtttgaatttattttagctATAATAACAATCAATTATATTGAGACACATGGCAAAACTTTTTTCAAAATAACTTGTTACAACATATAAAGAAAACTAATAAGATCTTTAGAACAAAATCAAAAGCAAAGCTATGTGGGATCTACAAAGGATATATAAAAGCTCGGATATTTAAAAGATGAGcgattaaaattgaaactttataactaatttttcttttaaataacaGATGTTACAACGAAAGAAAGCATGCAAGTTAAATTGGTATACACTTTCTTATAGGGAAAAAATATTGTGTTAGACTTAGAGTATTTAACATTTTTGGAGTTTTAACCAtccatttaaatttttagttgtgttgatttattatatattatttattttacctAGTTTAATATCTTAGTGTGCATTATGTTGATCTTTTACCCTATTGATAAAATTTGACCTAAACATATTCAAATATAATTCATTAGACTCGTCTAGTCGTTTGAATacctatttaattaataattgcaCATTTTATGtatgtttacttttttttcataaaattctttttcctaATAAAAGAGTAAATGACATTTGGCAATATAAGAGTACTCCTACGTGATAAGGTTCCAAGGACAACGAAAGGTACtgtttgaaataaaattatgatGGGGATTGGGGATGAAGATGGCATGATATGTTTCGTAGAGGCACTTTTCTTAGgtagaaattaaattgaaaaaaataaaatgccaGAATACTAAGTTGTAAGGAATTTAGTTAAAAGGTGTTAAAATAACCGACttaatcaaaaacttaagttaGTTGACACCTCAGGATATGTTAATACTCTAAgtacgccccctcacacgagaatCCATTGGGCTAGAATTGTGAATGCATATAGGCGcttaatatttcactttaaatgaggggtggttgagattcgaacctataacctcttgtcacgttggcttctgataccacgtcaaagaaccaactcaaccaaaaatttaagttaatggttgaggccccagaatATGTTAATACTCTAACAAAGGGCATTCAAATTTTTTGCCatcttttttattgaatttaattttctaaattgctcttaacttattttatttttctatctcTCCAATTCTTACATTTTATGGAACTAGACCCAATTAACAAAGGGGTCTTTGAGGGTGTGCTAGGTGATCGACCACACAAGGCACCTTCTATCTCccgtatatgaaaaagttaattaaaaaaatatgttaagtttattaataaataaatatatttgctATAAATAAAGCGCAAAATAAAAGTTCTACACAGTGTCTCTAAATTTTCTAAGATGTCTTtgctaattaaattttttttgaaattgaaattcaCAAAGATTCGATTGTTTCTTTACCATTGAATTTGAGCAGAACAAAAATCATTGAATATAgttgaattaaattaaattaaattaaatatacctaaaatcaaatttaattaaaatgagatattttaaattaaaaatgaatgtACAAAATATGTCCAACATATTCCCAAATTAAAATATCATCTTTAGTCAAAACCTCTAACGTGAAACTCTTGGGAAGAAACACTGAATACAATCCAACGTTTATATATAGATTTTTTGGAAGAAAGGGGAgctaaatgaaaattaatttcaatatattatcTAAGAAAAATAGTATTTGCTCTAATTGAGTTAAACAAAACGTAATTTAATAATTGTCAAAATTTGTATATTAATTAACTCTAAATAATTTTGTGCTTGTGACTTGTGATATGCAACGTAATTCAGTAATTAGATAATAAATAGAATATGATCAATTATAAGTCatcaatatataacatattaactaatgaaaattaattaCTCATATAGAAGAGttttaattacataatttaagaaaaaacatataCTTCATGCACCATTATATTTAATCTCTTAACATTGTCCAAGATGTATAAAGAAATGATGCGTCTAAAAATGCAAAGTAAAcattacaaaaaatttaaaaaatcaatttaactaAAAGTTAAAGCTAATTATTAAAGccttaaaatatgttatacGATATAAAAAAATGATGCATCTAAAAACACGGCATAGctaaaacttaaacttttaatcgACTTATCACTTTTAACataaaatttgctaaaaatagaccTTCCTATAAATAAGTAGCTAGAAAAAACAGCTAGAGAAAGTAAAACGAGAGCGAGAGAGTGAAACTTACTATTAACAATGGCTTCAACTTCAAGTGTTGTTAGATGAATAAAGAAAACTGGAAGTGTTTGGAGGCCACAAAATGTTGTTTCAGAAGGCAAATAAATACTCCACTGATACTTCTATGCTGCTTAGAATTTAGCAAAACGATGACGTATCAAAAGGGTGAAAATGATAATACAAGGATTTcctcttattttttaaaatattgttcatGAATTAAATGTGTACGAATTAATTactactaattttttttgtacaaaaatgaataaaataaatatatgttttttacAATATTATCTGGCGTCAATTGAATTTGGGTGAGTGTTTAATTGTACTGACGTAAGTTTGATTTTTTCCAGTCACAATTtgatcaataaataacaattttcATTTTCCAAATTAATGTGTCAAATCAAGTTGTCtatcaatttttttagtttttcatcCGATTCATATTAATtgcaacattaataaaaataatactatttattcatcacttttaatttgtgattgaattttaatctataggttaaaatatagtcaagtgagatcttgtttgattcgtctcattgcaaagattattaatatcaattttttataattttttattatatataattagagatattaaggattaaattaatacattaaactgcgtgaaaaaacaaatgttaCAAGTAAATTGAACAGTATATAATAGTCCATATATGTTCCAATTAGATTCCATTATAACGAAGGAGggttattttaaagaaaatataaaaaattgtgaaaatctaataataaaacgagagagaaaataaaattaatgaaggtTGAGTCTAAGTTTTGGTTGTTTAGTGGTTTTTTCCTGGTGAATGGAAAAacttttatttgccaaaaaaataaaaaagaaaaaatgacttATGTAGTCACTATAGAcgatatattaattaaaagatCACATTTTAAAGGTGTTATTGAAATAAAAAGAATGTAATGTGGttcattttcaaataaaaatatgatttaaaataaataggacaaattaaaataaaaattaattcatattGAATGAAAAAGACAAAAGTGGAAGTATAATTAAATATCTCAACCAATAAAATTACTACTTTTGTCTTGTAAGAATTTaagaacatttatttttaacaaagtGTTAGATAAAAGTCATAAATTGGAGGTGGATAACTGGATATATAGGGTACCCAGTACCCACATACCTAAAGGTATTTAAAATAGACttaataatttgatatttatcaGATTTTATAATTGAACTCGTCTTAACTAATATACCTATTTTAAGGCTATAATAAGATATAttgactaaaaaatataaaaatttatcagAAATCAGTGAATTtcgattaaaaaaattgatgatgTGGTACATGCAAATGatgactaataataaaaaatttgactGAAAGTTTTTGATGACTCATCTAGCTTAGCTTGATTTTTAATGTTGGGAATTTTGCGTTCGTTGATGATACATTAGTTCATAGTAACACTCAGCTTCGTAAAGGACCCTTTACTTATTATTGGAATGTTTGCATTGGAGATTCGAAT of the Amaranthus tricolor cultivar Red isolate AtriRed21 chromosome 6, ASM2621246v1, whole genome shotgun sequence genome contains:
- the LOC130814807 gene encoding oxysterol-binding protein-related protein 4C-like, which translates into the protein MKTEDNKDVILTTPLSLEGLLDNNFKPPNLLQLIFGLFRNIRPGTDLTRFQLPPSFNMAKSHLQCYGEMVYCVNKDMLSNCAKGKTSIDRMISVVAWIISTVRMFPFGVAPYNSVLGETHHASRGTLNVLLEQVSHHPPVSALHAIDEINNIELVWCEHIVPKFFGAYVEGVVHGKRKLNLLDKGESYVFNAPTLLIKFIPKTGTRWAGNVNVKCKETGLEAQLSFKTGSVLGFGGDNGSLNGRIFNSSSSKIFYEIYGQWDRMVYIKDTKDGMIKVLYNPKEVISNLPTPIIRDPKGLWQSESAIVWAEVNKSILSQDWNKAKNAKKAVEEKERELLRQRKSNKEEWIPKFFYLSYSPETGWECSPKQKTIPPAPIIFSI